A section of the Enterobacter sp. C2 genome encodes:
- a CDS encoding DUF2971 domain-containing protein: MKEVPNFPDVLTKDGFSLDTHIFRYRPDREFTDGNGEKKNFMLEEVSKFTLWHSAIDALNDPFEIYAHRNVDELKEMTQEEKFKLWRRIRQKNLPAGHRVVSNESLKERYLQDERRGFFPKVVQSQISGGSHFDEYLHSVRTNLGIASFTEVCNSRLMWGYYCNGLTGFCLIYNKNKLLHKKIILEKVSYISRAYQINLVDYVYGYRTSGSYDSLSEMVRTKHIEWEHERELRSVVNLLPNEVGKGGAIQLSDSCVDAIILGKRAREEVKFQARKLAKKIRAKVYMADVDFEQFGVRIYK, encoded by the coding sequence ATGAAAGAAGTGCCAAATTTCCCTGATGTTCTTACAAAAGATGGTTTTTCATTAGATACGCACATTTTTAGATATCGTCCTGATCGTGAATTTACTGATGGGAATGGTGAGAAGAAAAATTTTATGCTTGAAGAAGTAAGTAAATTTACTCTTTGGCATTCTGCTATAGATGCCTTAAACGATCCCTTTGAAATTTATGCACACCGTAACGTCGATGAATTAAAAGAAATGACGCAGGAAGAAAAGTTTAAATTGTGGCGCCGCATACGACAAAAAAATCTACCTGCTGGACATAGAGTTGTAAGCAATGAATCGCTTAAGGAAAGATACTTGCAAGATGAACGCAGAGGTTTTTTTCCGAAAGTAGTGCAGAGCCAAATTTCGGGAGGTAGTCATTTTGATGAGTACCTACATTCAGTAAGAACAAATCTTGGTATTGCCAGCTTTACTGAGGTCTGTAATAGCCGCTTAATGTGGGGTTATTATTGTAATGGATTAACTGGATTTTGTTTGATTTATAATAAAAACAAACTATTACATAAAAAAATTATACTGGAAAAGGTTAGTTATATTAGCAGGGCTTATCAAATTAATCTTGTCGATTATGTTTATGGATATCGTACCAGCGGAAGCTATGACTCTCTTAGTGAAATGGTCAGAACAAAACATATCGAATGGGAGCATGAGCGAGAGCTTAGAAGTGTTGTAAACCTTCTCCCAAATGAGGTAGGGAAGGGCGGGGCCATACAATTATCAGATTCTTGTGTTGATGCGATAATTTTGGGCAAAAGGGCACGCGAAGAAGTTAAATTTCAAGCTAGAAAGCTGGCTAAAAAAATTCGCGCAAAAGTTTATATGGCCGATGTAGATTTTGAACAATTTGGTGTCAGAATTTATAAATAA
- the mug gene encoding G/U mismatch-specific DNA glycosylase, giving the protein MINDILAPGLRVVFCGINPGKSSAHTGYHFAHPGNRFWKVIHQAGFTEQQLKPEEEQRLLDTRCGITMLVERPTVQASEVALHELRTGGRDLIKKIEDYQPDALAILGKQAFEQAFSQRGVAWGKQNITIGATEVWVLPNPSGLNRATLDKLVEAYKELDQALIARGL; this is encoded by the coding sequence ATGATAAACGATATTCTCGCGCCGGGCCTGCGGGTGGTGTTTTGCGGCATCAATCCAGGCAAATCGTCGGCACATACAGGGTACCACTTCGCGCACCCCGGTAATCGCTTCTGGAAAGTGATCCACCAGGCGGGGTTCACGGAGCAGCAGCTGAAGCCGGAAGAGGAGCAGCGGCTGCTGGATACGCGCTGCGGCATCACCATGCTGGTAGAGCGCCCGACGGTGCAGGCCAGCGAGGTGGCGCTGCACGAGCTGCGCACGGGCGGACGGGACCTGATTAAGAAAATTGAGGACTATCAGCCGGACGCGCTGGCGATCCTCGGCAAGCAGGCCTTCGAGCAGGCATTTAGCCAGCGCGGCGTGGCATGGGGGAAACAGAACATTACCATCGGGGCCACCGAGGTATGGGTCCTGCCGAACCCCAGCGGGTTAAACCGCGCAACGCTCGATAAGCTGGTGGAAGCCTATAAAGAGCTCGATCAGGCATTGATTGCCCGCGGGTTGTAA